GTCGTCGAAGTACGGGTCGGGTCCCAGGTACTGGCCGTTGCCGTGCGCGTCGGCGCGGTTGAGGTGGACCAGCGCGGCGTCCAGGCGCAGCGCCGGGACGGCGACGAGCTCCTCGCGGTCCCCGTACGGTGAGGTGACGGTCCGCAGCTCCGGGTTGACGGTCATGACATCGGAGGCGAGCCCGGCCCGGACGGGCATGAACGGCAGCCGGTGCACGGCGGCGGTCAGCCCCCACATCATCATGGCCTCGTCCAGCTCGACCAGTTCGAACGCGGCGCGCTGCCGGGCCGCGCCGAAGTGCGGTTCCAGCGGGACGGAGTCGAGGGTGGCGAAGGCGGCGACCAGCTTCCGGATCCTCCCGGCGGCGGCGAGCAGGCCGACGTCGGGACCGCCGTACGAGACCACCGTCAGATCGGTGACGTCCGACCGCAGCAGTGCCCGGACCAGCGCCATGGGCTTGCGCCGGGAGCCCCAGCCGCCGATGCCGATCGTCATCCCGCTGCGGAGCCGGCCGACGACCTCCTCGGCGGTCATCGTCTTGTCCTTGCTCACGACTGCTCCTCCCTCTTGTCGTTGCCGAAGGTGTCGCGGACGCGGTCGGCGACGCCGCTGAGATTGGCCTCGAAGGTGAAGCCCTGTTCGAAGCGGTAGCTGCGCCGGACGTCCACCGGGTCGATGCCGTTGATCGCGGCCTTGGCGAGCCGGATGAGCCGGCCGTCCTTCGCGGCGATCTCCCGGGCCAGTCCGAGGGCCGTCTCGCGCAGTCCGGCGCGCGGGACGACCCGCCAGACCGAGCCGTGCCGGTGCAGCTCCTCCGCGGTGACCGTGCGGGAGGTGTAGTACAGGGCGCGCATCAGGTGCTGGGGGACCAGCCGGGCGAGGTGGGTGGCGGCGCCGAGCGCGCCCCGGTCCAGTTCGGGCAGGCCGAAGGCGGCGTCGTCGGAGGCGACGATCGCGTCGGCGTTGCCGACGAGGCCGATGCCGCCGCCGAGGCAGAAGCCGTGCACGGCGGCGACGACCGGGACCTCGCACTCGTAGACGGCGGAGAAGGCCTCGGCGCAGCCGTGGTTGGCGCCGAGGATCGCCTCGGGGCCGGTCGCGCGCTGCAGCTCCTTGATGTCGACGCCGGCGTTGAAGCCGCGGCCCTCGGCGGTGAGGACGACGCAGCGCACCTCCGGGTCGGCGCCGGCGGCGCGGACGGCGGCGGCGAGGTCGTACCAGCCCTGGACCGGGAGGGCGTTGACCGGGGGGAAGTCGACGGTGACGACGGCGATGCCGTCGTCCGGGGCGGAGGTGGAGACACCCATGGGCAGATCAGCTACCTTTCCACCAAACGTTTGTTAGGTGGAAGATAGCAGCGGTACGGCCGCTGCGGGAGGTGCCCCTTGCCCGTGACCATCGATCTGTCCGGCTCCGTCGCCGTCGTCACCGGAGGCACCCGGGGCGTCGGCGCCGGCGTCACCCGCGCGCTCCTCGAAGCCGGGGCGGAGGTCGTCACCTGCGCCCGGCGGGCCCCCGGCGCACCCGTCGCGGCGGCCGGCCGCACCGCCCGCTTCCTCCCCGTCGACCTGCGCGACCCCGACGCCGTGACCGCCTTCTTCGACCGGGTACGGGACGAGCACGGGCGCCTCGACACGCTGGTCAACAACGCCGGCGGCACCCCGTACCGGACCCTCGCCGACGGCGACCCCGCCCAGCACGCGCGGGTCCTCGAACTGAACCTCGTCGCCCCGCTGACCGCCTCGCTCGCCGCGTACCGGGTGATGAGCCGGCAGGACGGCGGCGGGTCGATCGTCATGGTCGGCAGCGTCAGCGGCACCCGCCCGTCGCCGGGCTCCGCCGCGTACGGCGCCGCGAAGGCCGGGCTCGAGAACCTCGCCCGGTCCATGGCCGTGGAATGGGCGCCGCGCGTCCGGGTCAACACCCTCGTCCTCGGCATGGTCCGCACCGAACTGTCCCACCTGCACTACGGCGACGAGGACGGCATCGCCGCCGTCGGCCGCACCGTGCCCCTCGGCCGGCTCGCCGCGCCCGCCGACATCGGCGACGCCTGCGTCTTCCTCGCCTCCGACCGCGCCGCGTACATCAGCGGCGCCGCCCTGCACGTCCACGGCGGCGGCGAACGCCCCGCGTTCCTCGACGCCGCGACCGCCCACCACCCCTGAAAGGCAGGAACCCTCACATGACCGGACTCTGCGCGGAACGCGTCGTCGTCGTCACCGGAGCGGGCCGCGGCCTCGGCCGCGCCCACGCGCTCGCCTTCGCGGCGGAAGGCGCCAAGGTCGTCGTGAACGACCTCGGCGTCGGCCTCGACGGCACCGGGGGCGGCGCCGGACCCGCCCAGGACGTCGTCGACGAGATCACGGCGGCGGGAGGGGACGCGATCGCCCACGGCGGGGACGTCGCCACGACGGAGGGGGCGGCCTCGCTGATCGCCGCCGCCGTCGACACGTACGGGCGCCTCGACACCCTCGTCAACAACGCGGGCTTCCTGCGTGACCGGATGCTCGTCAACCTGGACGAGGACGACTGGGACGCCGTCGTGCGCGTCCACCTCAAGGGCCACTTCCTGCCGCTGCGGCACGCCTCGGCGCACTGGCGCGCCGAGGCCAAGGCCGGCCGTACGCCGCGGGCGCGGGTCGTCAACACCAGCTCCGGCGCGGGGCTCCTCGGCAGCGTCGGCCAGGGCAACTACGCCGCCGCCAAGGCGGGGATCGTCGGGCTGACGCTGGTCGCGGCGGCGGAGCTGGGGCGGTACGGGGTACAGGTCAACGCGATCGCGCCGGCGGCCCGGACGCGCATGACGGAGGCGGCCTTCGCCGAGGCGATGGCGGTGCCGGAAGGTGCCGCGTTCGACGCGATGGCGCCCGAGAACGTGTCGCCGCTGGTCGTCTGGCTCGGGTCCGACGCGTCGGCGGGGGTGACGGGGCGGGTCTTCGAGGCGGAGGGCGGCCGGATCACGGTGATGGAGGGCTGGCGGCCCGGCCCCACCGCCGACACCGGCGCCCGGCGCACGCCCGCGGACGCGGGTGACACGGCCCTGAAGCTCCTCGCGAACGCGGAACCCCCGCACCCGGTGTACGGAGCCCGCTGACGCGCCGCCCGGGGGAGCGGGTGGGCGCCGTCCACAGACACGGGTCTCCTCGTCGCCGTGCGTCTCGGCGGTCCGGTCCGCGAGCCGGGGGGACGACGCGAAGGAGGGGCGGCCGGGGCCGCCCCTCCTCGGGTGTCGCTCGGAGTGCCGGGGACTAGTCGGTGCCGGTCTCCATGGCGGCGCGGTCCAGCGCCGTCTCCTCGCTGTCGGGGGTCTCGCCGCGCGAGGCGATCGCCTCGGCGCCGCCCTCGGGCATCGCGCCGATCAGACCGGTGGCGGCGGCCTGCGCGGCGCCGATGGCCGGGCTGCCGGCCCCGATGAGACCGATGCCGGCGTACTGCTCCAGCTTGGCGCGGGAGTCGGCGATGTCCAGGTTCCGCATGGTCAGCTGGCCGATCCGGTCCAGCGGGCCGAAGGCGGAGTCCTCGGTGCGCTCCATGGACAGCTTGTCCGGGTGGTAGCTGAAGGCCGGGCCGGTGGTGTCGAGGATCGAGTAGTCCTCGCCCCGCCGCAGCCGCAGGGTGACCTCGCCGGTGACGGCCGCGCCGACCCAGCGCTGCAGCGACTCGCGGATCATCAGCGCCTGCGGGTCCAGCCAGCGGCCCTCGTACATGAGGCGGCCGAGCCGGCGGCCCTCGTTGTGGTACTGGGCGAGGGTGTCCTCGTTGTGGATCGCGTTGACGAGGCGCTCGTAGGCGGCGTGCAGCAGCGCCATGCCGGGGGCCTCGTAGATGCCGCGGCTCTTGGCCTCGATGATCCGGTTCTCGATCTGGTCGGACATGCCCAGGCCGTGCCGGCCGCCGATGGCGTTGGCCTCCATGACCAGGTCGACGGCGGAGGCGAACTCCTTGCCGTTGATGGTGACGGGGCGGCCCTGCTCGAAGCCGATCGTCACGTCCTCGGCGGCGATCTCGACGGACGGGTCCCAGAACCGCACGCCCATGATCGGCTCGACGGTCTCGATGCCGGTGTCCAGGTGCTCCAGGGTCTTCGCCTCGTGGGTGGCGCCCCAGATGTTGGCGTCGGTGGAGTACGCCTTCTCGGTGGAGTCCCGGTAGGGGAGGTCGTGGGCGACGAGCCACTCCGACATCTCCTTGCGGCCGCCGAGCTCGGTGACGAAGTCGGCGTCCAGC
The Streptomyces roseofulvus genome window above contains:
- a CDS encoding CoA transferase subunit A, translated to MTAEEVVGRLRSGMTIGIGGWGSRRKPMALVRALLRSDVTDLTVVSYGGPDVGLLAAAGRIRKLVAAFATLDSVPLEPHFGAARQRAAFELVELDEAMMMWGLTAAVHRLPFMPVRAGLASDVMTVNPELRTVTSPYGDREELVAVPALRLDAALVHLNRADAHGNGQYLGPDPYFDDLFCEAADTAYVSCERIVETSELLKDAGPQTLLLKRAFVDGVVEAPNGAHFTSCAPDHERDEAFQRHYVDAARDPEAWREFTARFLSGGEDAYQAAVAAFHGEAGA
- a CDS encoding enoyl-CoA hydratase family protein — its product is MGVSTSAPDDGIAVVTVDFPPVNALPVQGWYDLAAAVRAAGADPEVRCVVLTAEGRGFNAGVDIKELQRATGPEAILGANHGCAEAFSAVYECEVPVVAAVHGFCLGGGIGLVGNADAIVASDDAAFGLPELDRGALGAATHLARLVPQHLMRALYYTSRTVTAEELHRHGSVWRVVPRAGLRETALGLAREIAAKDGRLIRLAKAAINGIDPVDVRRSYRFEQGFTFEANLSGVADRVRDTFGNDKREEQS
- a CDS encoding SDR family oxidoreductase, which codes for MPVTIDLSGSVAVVTGGTRGVGAGVTRALLEAGAEVVTCARRAPGAPVAAAGRTARFLPVDLRDPDAVTAFFDRVRDEHGRLDTLVNNAGGTPYRTLADGDPAQHARVLELNLVAPLTASLAAYRVMSRQDGGGSIVMVGSVSGTRPSPGSAAYGAAKAGLENLARSMAVEWAPRVRVNTLVLGMVRTELSHLHYGDEDGIAAVGRTVPLGRLAAPADIGDACVFLASDRAAYISGAALHVHGGGERPAFLDAATAHHP
- a CDS encoding SDR family oxidoreductase, translating into MTGLCAERVVVVTGAGRGLGRAHALAFAAEGAKVVVNDLGVGLDGTGGGAGPAQDVVDEITAAGGDAIAHGGDVATTEGAASLIAAAVDTYGRLDTLVNNAGFLRDRMLVNLDEDDWDAVVRVHLKGHFLPLRHASAHWRAEAKAGRTPRARVVNTSSGAGLLGSVGQGNYAAAKAGIVGLTLVAAAELGRYGVQVNAIAPAARTRMTEAAFAEAMAVPEGAAFDAMAPENVSPLVVWLGSDASAGVTGRVFEAEGGRITVMEGWRPGPTADTGARRTPADAGDTALKLLANAEPPHPVYGAR
- the argG gene encoding argininosuccinate synthase, translated to MSKVLTSLPVGERVGIAFSGGLDTSVAVAWMRDKGAVPCTYTADIGQYDEPDIASVPGRAQTYGAEVARLVDCRAALVEEGLAALTCGAFHIRSGGRAYFNTTPLGRAVTGTLLVRAMLEDDVQIWGDGSTFKGNDIERFYRYGLLANPHLRIYKPWLDADFVTELGGRKEMSEWLVAHDLPYRDSTEKAYSTDANIWGATHEAKTLEHLDTGIETVEPIMGVRFWDPSVEIAAEDVTIGFEQGRPVTINGKEFASAVDLVMEANAIGGRHGLGMSDQIENRIIEAKSRGIYEAPGMALLHAAYERLVNAIHNEDTLAQYHNEGRRLGRLMYEGRWLDPQALMIRESLQRWVGAAVTGEVTLRLRRGEDYSILDTTGPAFSYHPDKLSMERTEDSAFGPLDRIGQLTMRNLDIADSRAKLEQYAGIGLIGAGSPAIGAAQAAATGLIGAMPEGGAEAIASRGETPDSEETALDRAAMETGTD